The Fictibacillus arsenicus genome contains a region encoding:
- a CDS encoding L-lactate MFS transporter: MKKTKNRWLIALSAVGIHISIGSVYAWSNFTNPLIDKFGWSASQVQMTFSIAILFLGLSAAFLGHFVEKHGPKKAGMLAAIFFGIGIAGSGLAVNIGSLPLLYIFYGVLGGIGLGVGYIAPVSTLIKWFPDRRGLATGLAIMGFGFAAAISSPIMDALIKSVGVANTFFILGIAYFAIMTLSSLYLEKPEEGWLPEGFKENVESGKVKIKKDLSQLTANEAVKTRRFYYLWIMLFINVTCGIAILSAAKPLAQESIGLSTAEAAALVGVLGLFNGFGRIGWASISDYIGRPNTYTTFFVLQIALFFMLPQTTSSILFQVMLAVVYTCYGGGFASIPAYIGDLFGTKQVGAIHGYILTAWAAAGLAGPLFAAWIKDTTGSYANSLSFFSGLFVVALVVSILVRFDMKRLAAKQEKSVA, from the coding sequence ATGAAAAAGACAAAAAACCGTTGGCTTATTGCATTGTCGGCTGTTGGTATTCATATTTCAATCGGGTCTGTTTATGCGTGGAGCAACTTCACAAATCCATTAATTGATAAGTTTGGCTGGTCCGCGTCACAAGTACAGATGACGTTCAGTATCGCAATTCTTTTCTTAGGATTGTCAGCTGCATTTCTAGGGCATTTTGTTGAAAAGCATGGTCCGAAAAAAGCAGGTATGCTGGCTGCAATTTTCTTTGGGATTGGTATTGCCGGATCTGGGCTTGCCGTTAATATTGGCTCTTTGCCTCTTCTCTACATTTTTTATGGAGTGCTGGGCGGTATAGGACTAGGCGTAGGATACATCGCACCGGTTTCAACACTTATTAAGTGGTTCCCTGACCGCCGCGGGCTTGCGACTGGACTTGCAATCATGGGCTTTGGTTTTGCGGCCGCAATTAGCTCGCCGATCATGGACGCATTAATCAAGTCCGTTGGGGTAGCGAACACATTCTTTATTTTAGGAATCGCTTATTTTGCAATTATGACACTTTCTTCTCTTTATTTAGAAAAACCAGAAGAGGGCTGGCTGCCGGAAGGATTTAAAGAAAACGTTGAAAGCGGAAAGGTGAAGATCAAGAAGGATCTTTCACAGTTAACCGCTAATGAAGCTGTAAAAACACGCCGTTTCTATTATCTGTGGATCATGCTTTTTATTAACGTAACGTGCGGAATTGCCATTCTTTCCGCTGCAAAACCTCTTGCGCAAGAAAGTATCGGTCTTTCTACAGCAGAGGCTGCGGCACTTGTCGGGGTGCTTGGATTGTTCAATGGATTCGGGCGTATCGGCTGGGCTTCCATTTCGGATTACATCGGGCGTCCAAACACGTACACGACGTTCTTTGTTTTACAGATTGCACTCTTTTTCATGCTGCCGCAAACAACATCATCAATCCTTTTCCAAGTGATGCTTGCGGTCGTTTACACATGTTATGGTGGTGGATTCGCATCGATTCCAGCTTACATCGGCGACTTGTTTGGTACAAAGCAAGTAGGTGCGATTCATGGGTACATCTTAACAGCATGGGCAGCGGCAGGTCTTGCAGGGCCACTGTTCGCAGCATGGATCAAAGACACAACAGGGTCATACGCAAACAGTTTATCATTCTTCTCAGGACTGTTCGTTGTTGCACTCGTCGTTTCAATTTTAGTTCGTTTTGATATGAAACGATTAGCCGCGAAACAAGAGAAGTCAGTTGCATAA
- a CDS encoding GNAT family N-acetyltransferase translates to MNNKLVEIVELNAENWYECCTLEVSEEQLGHIEPNAVSIAQSKFEPTLKPYAIHFEGKTVGFLMFNTIEEELGGYWIYRIMIDKNYQQKGIGKIATQLMIEEMSTLPNVKRIVVGYHPENLGAHQLYKSMGFVDNGDRFGKEMAVVLDIK, encoded by the coding sequence ATGAATAACAAACTTGTAGAGATCGTGGAACTAAATGCAGAAAATTGGTATGAATGCTGCACGTTAGAAGTGTCTGAAGAGCAATTAGGTCACATTGAGCCTAATGCAGTTTCAATTGCTCAATCTAAATTTGAACCGACTTTAAAACCTTATGCAATTCATTTTGAAGGCAAAACAGTTGGCTTTCTCATGTTTAATACGATTGAAGAAGAGCTTGGCGGGTATTGGATTTATCGAATCATGATCGATAAGAACTACCAGCAAAAAGGGATAGGGAAAATCGCGACACAATTAATGATTGAAGAAATGAGTACGCTGCCTAATGTTAAAAGAATTGTAGTAGGTTATCATCCAGAGAATTTAGGAGCGCATCAGCTTTATAAAAGTATGGGATTTGTTGATAACGGCGATAGGTTCGGTAAAGAGATGGCCGTTGTCTTGGATATTAAATAA